A part of Palaemon carinicauda isolate YSFRI2023 chromosome 8, ASM3689809v2, whole genome shotgun sequence genomic DNA contains:
- the LOC137645496 gene encoding LIM/homeobox protein Awh-like: MNQTNNRSSNFGARCAKCCRSIGAADWVRRARDRVYHLACFACDACKRQLSTGEEFALHDNRVLCKQHYLESIEGGATSNDENTDGEGSQRKSKRVRTTFTDEQLQVLQANFQIDSNPDSQDLERIAQLTGLSKRVTQVWFQNSRARQKKHMSSKKHQQGLDRALQDMNGSLARTIDLHFMYSFRPQSVEPDDSSSPETPVMTMMQGEV, encoded by the exons ATGAATCAGACAAACAATCGAAGCTC AAACTTCGGGGCGCGGTGTGCCAAGTGCTGTCGCAGCATCGGAGCGGCTGACTGGGTTCGGAGGGCGCGAGACAGGGTCTATCACCTGGCATGCTTCGCCTGCGACGCCTGCAAGAGGCAGCTGAGCACTGGCGAGGAGTTCGCCCTTCACGACAACAGAGTCCTGTGTAAGCAACATTACTTGGAGTCCATCGAAGGCGGAGCAACCAGTAATGATG AGAACACAGACGGCGAGGGCAGCCAGCGGAAGAGCAAGCGAGTACGCACGACCTTCACAGACGAGCAGCTGCAGGTTCTGCAGGCCAACTTCCAAATAGATTCGAATCCAGACAGCCAGGACTTGGAGCGCATAGCTCAGTTGACGGGGCTGAGCAAGAGAGTGACGCAGGTTTGGTTCCAGAATTCCAGGGCGAGGCAGAAGAAACACATGTCCTCCAAGAAGCACCAGCAAG GTCTGGATCGGGCATTGCAGGATATGAATGGATCCCTAGCAAGAACCATTGATCTTCACTTCATGTATTCCTTCAGACCACAGAGCGTTG AGCCCGATGACTCCTCCTCTCCAGAGACGCCCGTGATGACGATGATGCAAGGGGAAGTGTGA